One genomic window of Diospyros lotus cultivar Yz01 chromosome 8, ASM1463336v1, whole genome shotgun sequence includes the following:
- the LOC127807558 gene encoding putative receptor protein kinase ZmPK1 isoform X1, with protein MRTPIFLVIILVLQSLSPSSSTISSLKKGSSLSVEKTDDVLVSPNGVFSAGFYSVGENAFCFAIWFTQRLHDGSHTIVWMANRDQPVNGRLSKLKVLKNGDLILTDAGQLDVWSAGTGNRSISNVQLQLNNTGNLVLLGSESKTGSSENFITLWQSFDWPTDTLLPHQRLTRYAKLVSSRSRSNYSSGYYKLFFDNDNFLKLLYDGPVLSSLYWPDPWLIGWQAKRSPYAYGRERNAVFNTSGHFQSTDGLEFRAADYGVGVQRRLTMDVDGNARLYSLDEKKGRWTVSWQAMAQPCRVHGICGPNSFCTHFPHEKSEAKARRCTCLPGYNVIDPSDWSLGCKPNFITLSCKDGETDFIQLPNTDFYGYDLNSYSNYTLEMCVNECLKHCDCVGFQFEYISSQVYLDCYPKKLLVNGYRLPLAANHRLFVRLPKDLLSSDTEPYKRLPEASLSFNIKPLRNLSLDCSHPVSLLLDRSYYKKPKQNAKLKFMVSFAFAVAGFEIVCICVVGCFIYITQRDRSGVARQRLLILNTGFRKFTYNELKKASRNFSHEIGRGGSGIIYKGVLQDGRVAAIKLLINEANYHGKEEFMVELTTIGSLNHMNLIEMWGYCVEGKHRLLVYEYMEHGSLAETLSSSQTLNSHQRFDIAVGTAKGLAYLHEECLEWVLHCDVKPQNILLDGDYQPKVADFGLSKLLNRAGGNSNSSFSRIRGTRGYMAPEWILNLHITSKVDVYSYGMVVLEMVTGKTPMIGHHTGFSNDGEMMEVRGLVNWVREKISENGRRKGSDSLEKIVDPKLQGEFDVAKMEVLVDVALRCVEEDRDARPTMSQVIEMLLRHENDR; from the exons ATGAGGACTCCAATTTTCCTCGTTATCATCTTGGTCCTGCAATCGCTATCGCCTTCGTCTTCAACAATTTCCAGCTTAAAAAAAGGCTCTTCTCTCTCAGTGGAGAAGACGGACGATGTTCTGGTTTCACCAAACGGCGTATTCTCGGCAGGCTTCTACTCCGTCGGCGAGAATGCTTTCTGTTTCGCCATATGGTTCACCCAAAGATTGCACGACGGCAGTCACACTATAGTTTGGATGGCCAACAGAGACCAACCCGTCAACGGAAGGCTCTCCAAGCTTAAGGTTCTTAAAAATGGTGATCTCATCTTGACCGACGCCGGCCAACTCGACGTCTGGTCCGCCGGCACGGGTAACCGATCAATCTCCAATGTACAGTTGCAGCTGAACAACACTGGCAACCTTGTTCTTCTCGGTTCCGAATCCAAAACTGGGAGTTCTGAGAATTTCATAACTTTATGGCAAAGCTTCGACTGGCCAACAGATACCCTTCTTCCCCACCAGAGACTAACCAGATACGCGAAGCTTGTGTCATCTCGAAGCCGTAGCAATTACTCTTCCGGTTACTACAAGCTCTTCTTCGACAACGATAATTTCCTGAAGCTTCTCTACGATGGACCTGTATTGTCAAGCCTTTACTGGCCGGATCCATGGCTAATCGGTTGGCAAGCTAAAAGGTCCCCCTACGCCTATGGTAGAGAAAGAAATGCAGTGTTCAACACCTCCGGCCATTTCCAGTCGACGGATGGTCTGGAGTTCAGGGCCGCCGACTATGGCGTTGGGGTTCAGAGAAGATTAACCATGGATGTGGATGGCAATGCTCGGCTGTACAGTTTAGATGAGAAAAAAGGAAGATGGACGGTTTCTTGGCAAGCCATGGCCCAGCCATGCAGGGTCCATG GCATTTGCGGACCCAACTCATTTTGTACTCACTTCCCCCATGAGAAATCCGAAGCTAAAGCAAGGAGATGCACTTGCTTACCAGGCTACAACGTCATAGATCCTTCCGATTGGTCTCTTGGATGCAAACCAAATTTCATCACTCTCTCCTGCAAGGATGGCGAGACCGATTTCATCCAGCTTCCTAATACCGATTTCTACGGCTACGATCTCAACTCCTATAGCAACTACACGCTGGAGATGTGTGTGAATGAATGCTTGAAGCACTGCGATTGTGTTGGATTCCAATTCGAATATATTTCTTCCCAGGTTTACTTGGACTGTTATCCCAAGAAACTGCTTGTCAACGGATATCGTTTACCACTTGCTGCGAATCATCGACTCTTTGTAAGATTGCCGAAAGACTTACTGTCTTCCGATACAGAGCCCTATAAGAGATTGCCGGAAGCCTCACTGTCTTTCAATATAAAACCCCTTCGGAATCTCAGCTTGGATTGTTCACATCCAGTTAGCTTGCTGCTCGATAGAAGTTACTACAAGAAACCAAAACAAAATGCCAAATTGAAGTTCATGGTTTCTTTTGCCTTCGCAGTTGCAGGGTTTGAGATTGTTTGTATCTGTGTCGTGGGGTGCTTCATATACATAACCCAACGTGATAGATCAG GTGTGGCTAGACAACGTCTCCTTATCCTCAACACCGGATTTCGAAAATTCACGTACAATGAGCTGAAGAAAGCGTCCAGAAATTTCTCGCACGAGATTGGAAGAGGTGGCAGCGGCATTATCTATAAGGGGGTGTTGCAAGATGGCCGAGTTGCCGCGATCAAGCTGCTGATCAATGAAGCTAATTACCATGGAAAGGAAGAATTTATGGTAGAGTTAACCACCATCGGGAGTCTTAACCACATGAACCTGATAGAGATGTGGGGATATTGCGTGGAAGGAAAGCACAGACTTCTGGTCTACGAGTATATGGAACATGGGTCCTTGGCAGAAACCCTGTCTTCTTCCCAAACACTTAATTCACATCAGAGATTTGATATTGCAGTTGGAACTGCTAAGGGCTTGGCTTATCTCCACGAAGAATGCTTGGAATGGGTTCTGCACTGCGACGTGAAGCCTCAGAACATACTGTTGGATGGTGATTACCAGCCAAAAGTGGCAGACTTCGGCCTCTCCAAGCTGTTAAACCGAGCCGGTGGCAATAGCAATTCAAGCTTCTCGAGGATTCGAGGAACAAGAGGTTATATGGCTCCCGAGTGGATTTTAAATCTCCACATCACCTCTAAAGTCGATGTTTATAGCTATGGCATGGTTGTGCTGGAGATGGTCACGGGGAAGACCCCAATGATTGGTCATCACACCGGCTTTAGCAACGACGGGGAGATGATGGAGGTCAGAGGGCTGGTTAATTGGGTCAGAGAGAAGATTAGTGAAAATGGTCGTAGAAAGGGCTCGGATTCACTTGAAAAGATTGTAGACCCAAAGTTACAGGGTGAATTTGATGTAGCCAAGATGGAAGTATTGGTTGATGTTGCTTTACGGTGCGTGGAGGAAGACAGAGATGCAAGACCCACCATGAGCCAAGTAATAGAGATGCTTCTCCGACATGAAAATGATCGTTAA
- the LOC127807558 gene encoding putative receptor protein kinase ZmPK1 isoform X2, which translates to MRTPIFLVIILVLQSLSPSSSTISSLKKGSSLSVEKTDDVLVSPNGVFSAGFYSVGENAFCFAIWFTQRLHDGSHTIVWMANRDQPVNGRLSKLKVLKNGDLILTDAGQLDVWSAGTGNRSISNVQLQLNNTGNLVLLGSESKTGSSENFITLWQSFDWPTDTLLPHQRLTRYAKLVSSRSRSNYSSGYYKLFFDNDNFLKLLYDGPVLSSLYWPDPWLIGWQAKRSPYAYGRERNAVFNTSGHFQSTDGLEFRAADYGVGVQRRLTMDVDGNARLYSLDEKKGRWTVSWQAMAQPCRVHGVARQRLLILNTGFRKFTYNELKKASRNFSHEIGRGGSGIIYKGVLQDGRVAAIKLLINEANYHGKEEFMVELTTIGSLNHMNLIEMWGYCVEGKHRLLVYEYMEHGSLAETLSSSQTLNSHQRFDIAVGTAKGLAYLHEECLEWVLHCDVKPQNILLDGDYQPKVADFGLSKLLNRAGGNSNSSFSRIRGTRGYMAPEWILNLHITSKVDVYSYGMVVLEMVTGKTPMIGHHTGFSNDGEMMEVRGLVNWVREKISENGRRKGSDSLEKIVDPKLQGEFDVAKMEVLVDVALRCVEEDRDARPTMSQVIEMLLRHENDR; encoded by the exons ATGAGGACTCCAATTTTCCTCGTTATCATCTTGGTCCTGCAATCGCTATCGCCTTCGTCTTCAACAATTTCCAGCTTAAAAAAAGGCTCTTCTCTCTCAGTGGAGAAGACGGACGATGTTCTGGTTTCACCAAACGGCGTATTCTCGGCAGGCTTCTACTCCGTCGGCGAGAATGCTTTCTGTTTCGCCATATGGTTCACCCAAAGATTGCACGACGGCAGTCACACTATAGTTTGGATGGCCAACAGAGACCAACCCGTCAACGGAAGGCTCTCCAAGCTTAAGGTTCTTAAAAATGGTGATCTCATCTTGACCGACGCCGGCCAACTCGACGTCTGGTCCGCCGGCACGGGTAACCGATCAATCTCCAATGTACAGTTGCAGCTGAACAACACTGGCAACCTTGTTCTTCTCGGTTCCGAATCCAAAACTGGGAGTTCTGAGAATTTCATAACTTTATGGCAAAGCTTCGACTGGCCAACAGATACCCTTCTTCCCCACCAGAGACTAACCAGATACGCGAAGCTTGTGTCATCTCGAAGCCGTAGCAATTACTCTTCCGGTTACTACAAGCTCTTCTTCGACAACGATAATTTCCTGAAGCTTCTCTACGATGGACCTGTATTGTCAAGCCTTTACTGGCCGGATCCATGGCTAATCGGTTGGCAAGCTAAAAGGTCCCCCTACGCCTATGGTAGAGAAAGAAATGCAGTGTTCAACACCTCCGGCCATTTCCAGTCGACGGATGGTCTGGAGTTCAGGGCCGCCGACTATGGCGTTGGGGTTCAGAGAAGATTAACCATGGATGTGGATGGCAATGCTCGGCTGTACAGTTTAGATGAGAAAAAAGGAAGATGGACGGTTTCTTGGCAAGCCATGGCCCAGCCATGCAGGGTCCATG GTGTGGCTAGACAACGTCTCCTTATCCTCAACACCGGATTTCGAAAATTCACGTACAATGAGCTGAAGAAAGCGTCCAGAAATTTCTCGCACGAGATTGGAAGAGGTGGCAGCGGCATTATCTATAAGGGGGTGTTGCAAGATGGCCGAGTTGCCGCGATCAAGCTGCTGATCAATGAAGCTAATTACCATGGAAAGGAAGAATTTATGGTAGAGTTAACCACCATCGGGAGTCTTAACCACATGAACCTGATAGAGATGTGGGGATATTGCGTGGAAGGAAAGCACAGACTTCTGGTCTACGAGTATATGGAACATGGGTCCTTGGCAGAAACCCTGTCTTCTTCCCAAACACTTAATTCACATCAGAGATTTGATATTGCAGTTGGAACTGCTAAGGGCTTGGCTTATCTCCACGAAGAATGCTTGGAATGGGTTCTGCACTGCGACGTGAAGCCTCAGAACATACTGTTGGATGGTGATTACCAGCCAAAAGTGGCAGACTTCGGCCTCTCCAAGCTGTTAAACCGAGCCGGTGGCAATAGCAATTCAAGCTTCTCGAGGATTCGAGGAACAAGAGGTTATATGGCTCCCGAGTGGATTTTAAATCTCCACATCACCTCTAAAGTCGATGTTTATAGCTATGGCATGGTTGTGCTGGAGATGGTCACGGGGAAGACCCCAATGATTGGTCATCACACCGGCTTTAGCAACGACGGGGAGATGATGGAGGTCAGAGGGCTGGTTAATTGGGTCAGAGAGAAGATTAGTGAAAATGGTCGTAGAAAGGGCTCGGATTCACTTGAAAAGATTGTAGACCCAAAGTTACAGGGTGAATTTGATGTAGCCAAGATGGAAGTATTGGTTGATGTTGCTTTACGGTGCGTGGAGGAAGACAGAGATGCAAGACCCACCATGAGCCAAGTAATAGAGATGCTTCTCCGACATGAAAATGATCGTTAA